Proteins co-encoded in one Anabas testudineus chromosome 8, fAnaTes1.2, whole genome shotgun sequence genomic window:
- the LOC113153478 gene encoding scavenger receptor cysteine-rich type 1 protein M130-like isoform X2 produces the protein MRSRQRNLHFFTMVSFLLMPSSPAAGVQIRLSGSGSTQCSGRVEIYHNNIWGTVCDDSWDLNDTMVVCRELNCGTALDATQSAQFGEGTGQIWLDDVACSGNEWSLTECQHNGFGNNNCGHSEDAGVICSVHLQTPSISLTSPDGGLVLSPEAAQVTRGSSFVITCSINSSYPDSRFFLISSGSSVTSKSAVDHSASFNFPVAEYKHQGNYSCVYEVTLSTWKFNSTETESISVIIKLPLLLLVTSVAVGALLLALLVLLVVCLVCRRRRRAKKPATLICMAVTDNDDDDQDYVNVDQMDTKKKVKENVGKVEEEENDDYENPESDEDHDYEEVGPDESNTEDKKICFSVKDCRDDEKTLKEESVRVEEEESDDYENPESDEDHDYEEAGPAENNTEDKKICFSVKDCRDDEKTLKEKVGKAEEEESDDYENPESDEDHDYDEAGPAENNTEAKEVYRDSEVVDDNEESETSDDEDDYVNVNVPLCEQTNVNIYREN, from the exons TGTCTTTTCTCTTGATGCcatcttctcctgctgcag GTGTTCAGATAAGattatctggatctggatctacTCAGTGTTCTGGAAGAGTTGAAATCtatcacaacaacatctggggAACAGTTTgtgatgacagctgggactTAAATGATACCATGGTGGTTTGCAGAGAGTTGAACTGTGGTACAGCACTGGATGCTACTCAGTCGGCCCAGTTTGGTGAAGGAACTGGACAAATCTGGCTTGATGATGTGGCCTGTTCAGGAAATGAATGGTCTCTAACTGAGTGTCAGCACAATGGATTTGGGAACAACAACTGTGGACACAGTGAGGATGCAGGTGTGATCTGTTCAG TACACCTGCAGACTCCCAGCATCTCCCTGACATCTCCTGATGGAGGACTGGTCCTGAGTCCTGAGGCTGCACAGGTCACCAGGGGTTCCAGCTTCGTCATCACCTGCTCCATTAACTCCAGTTATCCTGACAGCCGTTTCTTTCTCATCTCCTCTGGCTCCAGCGTCACCAGCAAGTCAGCAGTCGACCACTCAGCTTCCTTTAACTTCCCTGTAGCTGAGTATAAACACCAGGGCAActacagctgtgtgtatgaAGTCACACTGTCTACCTGGAAATTCAATTCCACTGAGACTGAATCCATTAGTGTCATCATAAAAT tGCCTTTGTTGCTGCTGGTCACTTCAGTAGCTGTGGGAGCTCTCTTGCTGGCACTGCTGGTCTTGCTGGTGGTCTGCCTGGTCTGCAGGAGAAGACGACGAGCAAAGAAGCCTGCAACACTCATCTGTA TGGCTGTTactgataatgatgatgatgatcaggATTATGTGAATGTTGATCAAATGGACACCAAGAAGAAAGTCAAAGAGAACGTAGGTaaagtggaagaagaagaaaatgatgactATGAGAATCCAGAAAGTGATGAAGATCATGATTATGAGGAAGTTGGTCCTGATGAGAGTAACACAGAGGACAAGAAGATCTGCTTCAGTGTCAAAGACTGCAGAGATGATGAGAAGACACTCAAAGAGGAATCAGTTagagtggaagaagaggaaagtgatGACTATGAGAATCCAGAAAGTGATGAAGATCATGATTATGAGGAAGCTGGTCCTGCTGAAAATAACACAGAGGACAAGAAGATCTGCTTCAGTGTTAAAGACTGCAGAGATGATGAGAAGACACTCAAAGAGAAAGTAGGTAAagctgaagaagaggaaagtgatGACTATGAGAATCCAGAAAGTGATGAAGATCATGATTATGACGAAGCTGGTCCTGCTGAAAATAACACAGAGGCCAAGGAGGTCTACAGAGACAGTGAGGTGGTAGATGATAATGAAGAAAGTGAAACCAGTGATGACGAAGACGACTATGTCAATGTAAACGTGCCATTAtgtgaacaaacaaatgtgaataTCTACAGAGAAAACTAG
- the LOC113153478 gene encoding uncharacterized protein LOC113153478 isoform X1 has protein sequence MRSRQRNLHFFTMVSFLLMPSSPAAGVQIRLSGSGSTQCSGRVEIYHNNIWGTVCDDSWDLNDTMVVCRELNCGTALDATQSAQFGEGTGQIWLDDVACSGNEWSLTECQHNGFGNNNCGHSEDAGVICSVHLQTPSISLTSPDGGLVLSPEAAQVTRGSSFVITCSINSSYPDSRFFLISSGSSVTSKSAVDHSASFNFPVAEYKHQGNYSCVYEVTLSTWKFNSTETESISVIIKLPLLLLVTSVAVGALLLALLVLLVVCLVCRRRRRAKKPATLICSQLAVTDNDDDDQDYVNVDQMDTKKKVKENVGKVEEEENDDYENPESDEDHDYEEVGPDESNTEDKKICFSVKDCRDDEKTLKEESVRVEEEESDDYENPESDEDHDYEEAGPAENNTEDKKICFSVKDCRDDEKTLKEKVGKAEEEESDDYENPESDEDHDYDEAGPAENNTEAKEVYRDSEVVDDNEESETSDDEDDYVNVNVPLCEQTNVNIYREN, from the exons TGTCTTTTCTCTTGATGCcatcttctcctgctgcag GTGTTCAGATAAGattatctggatctggatctacTCAGTGTTCTGGAAGAGTTGAAATCtatcacaacaacatctggggAACAGTTTgtgatgacagctgggactTAAATGATACCATGGTGGTTTGCAGAGAGTTGAACTGTGGTACAGCACTGGATGCTACTCAGTCGGCCCAGTTTGGTGAAGGAACTGGACAAATCTGGCTTGATGATGTGGCCTGTTCAGGAAATGAATGGTCTCTAACTGAGTGTCAGCACAATGGATTTGGGAACAACAACTGTGGACACAGTGAGGATGCAGGTGTGATCTGTTCAG TACACCTGCAGACTCCCAGCATCTCCCTGACATCTCCTGATGGAGGACTGGTCCTGAGTCCTGAGGCTGCACAGGTCACCAGGGGTTCCAGCTTCGTCATCACCTGCTCCATTAACTCCAGTTATCCTGACAGCCGTTTCTTTCTCATCTCCTCTGGCTCCAGCGTCACCAGCAAGTCAGCAGTCGACCACTCAGCTTCCTTTAACTTCCCTGTAGCTGAGTATAAACACCAGGGCAActacagctgtgtgtatgaAGTCACACTGTCTACCTGGAAATTCAATTCCACTGAGACTGAATCCATTAGTGTCATCATAAAAT tGCCTTTGTTGCTGCTGGTCACTTCAGTAGCTGTGGGAGCTCTCTTGCTGGCACTGCTGGTCTTGCTGGTGGTCTGCCTGGTCTGCAGGAGAAGACGACGAGCAAAGAAGCCTGCAACACTCATCTGTAGTCAGT TGGCTGTTactgataatgatgatgatgatcaggATTATGTGAATGTTGATCAAATGGACACCAAGAAGAAAGTCAAAGAGAACGTAGGTaaagtggaagaagaagaaaatgatgactATGAGAATCCAGAAAGTGATGAAGATCATGATTATGAGGAAGTTGGTCCTGATGAGAGTAACACAGAGGACAAGAAGATCTGCTTCAGTGTCAAAGACTGCAGAGATGATGAGAAGACACTCAAAGAGGAATCAGTTagagtggaagaagaggaaagtgatGACTATGAGAATCCAGAAAGTGATGAAGATCATGATTATGAGGAAGCTGGTCCTGCTGAAAATAACACAGAGGACAAGAAGATCTGCTTCAGTGTTAAAGACTGCAGAGATGATGAGAAGACACTCAAAGAGAAAGTAGGTAAagctgaagaagaggaaagtgatGACTATGAGAATCCAGAAAGTGATGAAGATCATGATTATGACGAAGCTGGTCCTGCTGAAAATAACACAGAGGCCAAGGAGGTCTACAGAGACAGTGAGGTGGTAGATGATAATGAAGAAAGTGAAACCAGTGATGACGAAGACGACTATGTCAATGTAAACGTGCCATTAtgtgaacaaacaaatgtgaataTCTACAGAGAAAACTAG